In the Onychostoma macrolepis isolate SWU-2019 chromosome 09, ASM1243209v1, whole genome shotgun sequence genome, one interval contains:
- the cracdla gene encoding uncharacterized protein cracdla isoform X2, whose product MNVLEASGDPEGEGSDDLTGRKKSRLKSTSRLFGKIRRKQDDSGMNQSQSESDITRSVEDSDYSKGMLGSRAFSHDSIFHAEHSHSDPEPLRNLSQENIHGKIRALQIKLQQQKLHLGPPPLLLPIKRREDLGGSSEDDSLPRNPSEVSRGEGLYMSISNKASSQPLSPRPVSPAPALAPGSVDFSTPPQFTSLLDNSAARHRMSLKPKNQRASAKNRRVTTSAGSRARSESLNNLDRSLTTREEETPVKEIPRARSYSSQVLRGERLTTSQIKSPVPVSPLMSLQTSGDSRQVSAEPEIERNILSTSPPSPSLRETTPAASPVAKPPIPVVPIDKKGKGEVSEMLSSSKLLKNSQSNIVSTIRPSVTTTPELSPVKNEKSNAVLIQTKLDKNSVLNAVNIEKSPASTHVPTNVICGVNLRPSSLRRNIPSTDDKLESRILQPVSTVSAVSNEDHTQTESIKRQRTVSGSFHFNVSSDKGLERPRTASFTGVVGQAGLKKEPPSPAKPPLNFKLERQVSPQVEKTIKDPSANLTPTSKEEDKTDTSPVLPTKFTDLAKSRPWAPDVEESQDNEKQEIGVEATEEGVQEVEVAEEAVEDVMEDVTVGKEREATNAFGVKLRSTSLSLKFRLDKAQSEDRVKHHSASISPPASQSDLTSYVQPKEQRTGMGSTKVHAKLKEPPLQTDASSTLVHSSCSPPKSFCRDKEKAGVLRQAEPPQPSSLASKSTMVAPSLGKEGTDLPPEEITAVSSQENAPTSTASEVSWMEMAREKTRSLQQLFTSRLPEFPSLQSRPTTLTTTQPQTQTSTSQANPRITQNISSQSTTTQPLLRPTETKPLPSAQHSGRSTQSASQLMQTQTRTTTNQPSANSNQTQIDSTREVQFQSKTQVYNSTTKPTQSTVTSNVQSTAVNTAKQPSQALAPQTPPIQPSSPLRAASQTPTQAILRPTAPPGYPHLSSSPKLTSQQSANTVSKDQPHNEGGEPSVISGKADWASASQGKGTGSEDGRPVWAAGLGNKTSLLQRWENQTTAATKTGELKSTAESQTTSQSTAPLRPISKLPGTGFDSSLSMQASVSPVPTRSADREDKGQPSPSSSPSSSPLQSVRDTAQPSWMELAKRKSLAWSDKTMD is encoded by the exons ATGAATGTTCTGGAGGCTTCAGGAGACCCAGAGGGAGAAGGCAGTGACGACTTAACAG GAAGGAAGAAGTCCAGGTTAAAGTCTACGTCACGCCTGTTTGGGAAGATAAGGAGGAAACAGGATGATAGTGGCATGAACCAGAGTCAGTCTGAAAGTGACATAACACGGAGTGTGGAAGACTCAGA TTACTCCAAAGGCATGCTGGGATCCCGGGCATTTTCACATGACAGCATTTTTCATGCAGAGCACAGTCATTCAGACCCTGAACCACTAAGAAATCTGTCTCAAGAGAACATTCATGGCAAAATTCGAGCTCTGCAG ATAAAACTCCAGCAGCAAAAGCTGCATTTAGGTCCTCCCCCACTTCTGTTGCCCATTAAACGGCGTGAAGACTTAGGTGGAAGTTCAGAAGATGACAGCCTTCCTCGTAACCCCTCTGAAGTATCCCGTGGAGAAGGACTATACATGAGCATATCGAACAAG GCCTCTTCACAGCCTCTTTCTCCTCGGCCGGTCAGCCCAGCACCTGCACTTGCCCCTGGCTCAGTGGACTTCAGCACTCCTCCACAGTTCACTTCCCTCCTGGACAACTCTGCTGCCCGTCACCGTATGTCCCTCAAACCTAAGAACCAAAGAGCCAGTGCCAAGAACAGGAGGGTGACCACTTCG GCTGGAAGCAGAGCACGATCTGAGAGTTTAAACAATCTGGACCGATCACTGACTACTAGGGAGGAAGAGACTCCTGTAAAAGAGATACCTCGCGCTCGCTCGTATTCCTCACAGGTCTTACGGGGGGAGAGGCTTACGACTTCACAAATCAAGAGTCCAGTTCCAGTTTCACCTTTAATGTCTCTGCAGACTTCTGGAGATAGTAGACAAGTTTCTGCTGAACCTGAGATTGAGAGAAACATTCTGTCCACATCACCTCCAAGCCCTAGCCTACGGGAAACAACTCCAGCTGCGTCACCAGTAGCCAAACCACCAATCCCAGTCGTGCCAATTGACAAAAAGGGAAAAGGAGAAGTGAGTGAGATGCTCAGTAGCTCCAAACTACTCAAGAACAGCCAAAGTAACATTGTGTCAACTATAAGACCAAGTGTAACTACCACACCAGAATTGAGTCCTGTGAAAAATGAGAAGTCTAATGCTGTGCTAATACAAACCAAGTTGGACAAAAACAGTGTTCTGAATGCAGTAAATATAGAGAAAAGCCCAGCCTCTACTCATGTTCCAACCAATGTGATTTGTGGAGTAAATCTGAGACCATCATCTCTGAGGAGAAATATACCTTCCACAGATGACAAACTTGAGTCCAGGATCCTTCAGCCAGTCAGCACAGTGTCAGCTGTTAGTAATGAAGATCACACTCAAACAGAATCCATAAAGCGCCAAAGAACTGTGTCTGGATCGTTCCACTTTAATGTCTCCTCAGACAAGGGTCTAGAGCGGCCGAGGACTGCAAGCTTCACTGGAGTAGTTGGACAAGCTGGACTGAAAAAGGAACCTCCATCTCCTGCCAAACCTCCTTTAAATTTCAAGTTAGAGCGGCAAGTAAGTCCACAAGTTGAGAAAACAATAAAAGACCCATCTGCTAACTTAACACCAACTTCAAAGGAGGAAGACAAAACGGACACTTCTCCAGTGTTACCAACAAAGTTCACTGATCTAGCAAAGAGCCGTCCTTGGGCCCCGGATGTGGAGGAGAGTCAGGACAACGAGAAGCAGGAGATTGGAGTAGAGGCTACTGAAGAAGGAGTACAGGAGGTGGAGGTGGCAGAAGAGGCAGTTGAGGATGTGATGGAAGATGTGACTgtgggaaaagagagagaggctaCAAATGCATTTGGAGTGAAGCTTCGCTCTACCTCTCTTTCGCTAAAGTTTCGCTTGGACAAAGCTCAATCAGAAGACAGAGTAAAACACCATAGTGCATCGATTTCACCTCCGGCCTCACAGTCTGATTTAACCAGCTATGTGCAACCTAAAGAGCAACGCACTGGCATGGGGTCTACAAAAGTCCATGCTAAACTCAAAGAACCTCCTCTCCAAACAGATGCATCCTCAACCTTAGTTCATTCCTCCTGTTCGCCACCTAAGAGTTTCTGTAGAGACAAAGAGAAAGCTGGCGTTCTCAGACAGGCTG AACCTCCTCAGCCCTCATCATTAGCCAGCAAATCCACGATGGTTGCACCTTCACTAGGGAAAGAAGGTACAGACTTGCCTCCAGAAGAGATTACAGCGGTATCCTCTCAGGAGAACGCTCCAACATCTACTGCTTCAGAGGTGTCCTGGATGGAGATGGCCAGAGAGAAGACCAGAAGTCTCCAACAGCTCTTTACCAGTAGACTGCCTGAGTTTCCCAGCTTGCAATCACGACCAACAACCTTGACCACAACACAACCACAAACCCAAACATCCACTTCACAAGCCAATCCAAGAATCACACAGAACATTTCAAGCCAGTCGACGACTACACAACCTCTTTTGAGACCTACAGAAACAAAACCACTGCCATCTGCACAGCATTCTGGAAGATCCACACAATCTGCCTCTCAGTTGATGCAAACTCAGACTagaacaacaacaaaccaaCCTTCAGCAAATTCAAATCAGACTCAGATTGACAGTACCAGAGAAGTCCAGTTTCAGTCCAAGACTCAAGTGTATAATTCAACAACAAAACCAACCCAGTCTACGGTTACATCGAATGTGCAATCCACTGCTGTAAACACAGCAAAACAGCCATCACAAGCATTGGCACCACAGACACCACCCATCCAGCCGTCATCACCACTGCGAGCAGCATCACAGACCCCCACACAAGCTATACTGCGTCCCACAGCACCCCCAGGTTACCCACATCTGTCGTCAAGCCCAAAGTTAACGTCCCAACAGTCTGCCAATACTGTCTCAAAGGATCAGCCTCACAATGAGGGGGGAGAGCCCAGTGTAATCTCAGGGAAAGCTGACTGGGCGTCTGCATCTCAGGGGAAGGGGACCGGGTCTGAAGATGGCAGACCAGTGTGGGCAGCAGGATTAGGAAACAAGACCTCGCTCTTACAGCGCTGGGAAAACCAAACAACTGCTGCAACCAAG ACAGGTGAGCTGAAATCCACAGCAGAGTCCCAAACCACATCTCAATCTACAGCTCCTCTCAGACCGATCTCAAAGCTCCCAGGCACAGGATTCGACTCAAGTTTGTCAATGC AAGCATCAGTCTCTCCTGTTCCCACGAGGTCAGCAGACAGAGAGGATAAAGGGCAGCCATCACCTTCATCATCACCTTCATCATCTCCTCTGCAGTCTGTCCGTGACACTGCCCAACCATCCTGGATGGAGCTGGCCAAGAGGAAATCCCTGGCATGGAGTGACAAGACTATGGACTAA
- the cracdla gene encoding uncharacterized protein cracdla isoform X1 → MNVLEASGDPEGEGSDDLTGRKKSRLKSTSRLFGKIRRKQDDSGMNQSQSESDITRSVEDSDYSKGMLGSRAFSHDSIFHAEHSHSDPEPLRNLSQENIHGKIRALQIKLQQQKLHLGPPPLLLPIKRREDLGGSSEDDSLPRNPSEVSRGEGLYMSISNKFSIPPKNHSTLILAETGSEEEEQASSQPLSPRPVSPAPALAPGSVDFSTPPQFTSLLDNSAARHRMSLKPKNQRASAKNRRVTTSAGSRARSESLNNLDRSLTTREEETPVKEIPRARSYSSQVLRGERLTTSQIKSPVPVSPLMSLQTSGDSRQVSAEPEIERNILSTSPPSPSLRETTPAASPVAKPPIPVVPIDKKGKGEVSEMLSSSKLLKNSQSNIVSTIRPSVTTTPELSPVKNEKSNAVLIQTKLDKNSVLNAVNIEKSPASTHVPTNVICGVNLRPSSLRRNIPSTDDKLESRILQPVSTVSAVSNEDHTQTESIKRQRTVSGSFHFNVSSDKGLERPRTASFTGVVGQAGLKKEPPSPAKPPLNFKLERQVSPQVEKTIKDPSANLTPTSKEEDKTDTSPVLPTKFTDLAKSRPWAPDVEESQDNEKQEIGVEATEEGVQEVEVAEEAVEDVMEDVTVGKEREATNAFGVKLRSTSLSLKFRLDKAQSEDRVKHHSASISPPASQSDLTSYVQPKEQRTGMGSTKVHAKLKEPPLQTDASSTLVHSSCSPPKSFCRDKEKAGVLRQAEPPQPSSLASKSTMVAPSLGKEGTDLPPEEITAVSSQENAPTSTASEVSWMEMAREKTRSLQQLFTSRLPEFPSLQSRPTTLTTTQPQTQTSTSQANPRITQNISSQSTTTQPLLRPTETKPLPSAQHSGRSTQSASQLMQTQTRTTTNQPSANSNQTQIDSTREVQFQSKTQVYNSTTKPTQSTVTSNVQSTAVNTAKQPSQALAPQTPPIQPSSPLRAASQTPTQAILRPTAPPGYPHLSSSPKLTSQQSANTVSKDQPHNEGGEPSVISGKADWASASQGKGTGSEDGRPVWAAGLGNKTSLLQRWENQTTAATKTGELKSTAESQTTSQSTAPLRPISKLPGTGFDSSLSMQASVSPVPTRSADREDKGQPSPSSSPSSSPLQSVRDTAQPSWMELAKRKSLAWSDKTMD, encoded by the exons ATGAATGTTCTGGAGGCTTCAGGAGACCCAGAGGGAGAAGGCAGTGACGACTTAACAG GAAGGAAGAAGTCCAGGTTAAAGTCTACGTCACGCCTGTTTGGGAAGATAAGGAGGAAACAGGATGATAGTGGCATGAACCAGAGTCAGTCTGAAAGTGACATAACACGGAGTGTGGAAGACTCAGA TTACTCCAAAGGCATGCTGGGATCCCGGGCATTTTCACATGACAGCATTTTTCATGCAGAGCACAGTCATTCAGACCCTGAACCACTAAGAAATCTGTCTCAAGAGAACATTCATGGCAAAATTCGAGCTCTGCAG ATAAAACTCCAGCAGCAAAAGCTGCATTTAGGTCCTCCCCCACTTCTGTTGCCCATTAAACGGCGTGAAGACTTAGGTGGAAGTTCAGAAGATGACAGCCTTCCTCGTAACCCCTCTGAAGTATCCCGTGGAGAAGGACTATACATGAGCATATCGAACAAG TTTTCTATCCCTCCCAAAAACCATAGCACCTTGATCTTAGctgaaacaggaagtgaggAGGAAGAACAG GCCTCTTCACAGCCTCTTTCTCCTCGGCCGGTCAGCCCAGCACCTGCACTTGCCCCTGGCTCAGTGGACTTCAGCACTCCTCCACAGTTCACTTCCCTCCTGGACAACTCTGCTGCCCGTCACCGTATGTCCCTCAAACCTAAGAACCAAAGAGCCAGTGCCAAGAACAGGAGGGTGACCACTTCG GCTGGAAGCAGAGCACGATCTGAGAGTTTAAACAATCTGGACCGATCACTGACTACTAGGGAGGAAGAGACTCCTGTAAAAGAGATACCTCGCGCTCGCTCGTATTCCTCACAGGTCTTACGGGGGGAGAGGCTTACGACTTCACAAATCAAGAGTCCAGTTCCAGTTTCACCTTTAATGTCTCTGCAGACTTCTGGAGATAGTAGACAAGTTTCTGCTGAACCTGAGATTGAGAGAAACATTCTGTCCACATCACCTCCAAGCCCTAGCCTACGGGAAACAACTCCAGCTGCGTCACCAGTAGCCAAACCACCAATCCCAGTCGTGCCAATTGACAAAAAGGGAAAAGGAGAAGTGAGTGAGATGCTCAGTAGCTCCAAACTACTCAAGAACAGCCAAAGTAACATTGTGTCAACTATAAGACCAAGTGTAACTACCACACCAGAATTGAGTCCTGTGAAAAATGAGAAGTCTAATGCTGTGCTAATACAAACCAAGTTGGACAAAAACAGTGTTCTGAATGCAGTAAATATAGAGAAAAGCCCAGCCTCTACTCATGTTCCAACCAATGTGATTTGTGGAGTAAATCTGAGACCATCATCTCTGAGGAGAAATATACCTTCCACAGATGACAAACTTGAGTCCAGGATCCTTCAGCCAGTCAGCACAGTGTCAGCTGTTAGTAATGAAGATCACACTCAAACAGAATCCATAAAGCGCCAAAGAACTGTGTCTGGATCGTTCCACTTTAATGTCTCCTCAGACAAGGGTCTAGAGCGGCCGAGGACTGCAAGCTTCACTGGAGTAGTTGGACAAGCTGGACTGAAAAAGGAACCTCCATCTCCTGCCAAACCTCCTTTAAATTTCAAGTTAGAGCGGCAAGTAAGTCCACAAGTTGAGAAAACAATAAAAGACCCATCTGCTAACTTAACACCAACTTCAAAGGAGGAAGACAAAACGGACACTTCTCCAGTGTTACCAACAAAGTTCACTGATCTAGCAAAGAGCCGTCCTTGGGCCCCGGATGTGGAGGAGAGTCAGGACAACGAGAAGCAGGAGATTGGAGTAGAGGCTACTGAAGAAGGAGTACAGGAGGTGGAGGTGGCAGAAGAGGCAGTTGAGGATGTGATGGAAGATGTGACTgtgggaaaagagagagaggctaCAAATGCATTTGGAGTGAAGCTTCGCTCTACCTCTCTTTCGCTAAAGTTTCGCTTGGACAAAGCTCAATCAGAAGACAGAGTAAAACACCATAGTGCATCGATTTCACCTCCGGCCTCACAGTCTGATTTAACCAGCTATGTGCAACCTAAAGAGCAACGCACTGGCATGGGGTCTACAAAAGTCCATGCTAAACTCAAAGAACCTCCTCTCCAAACAGATGCATCCTCAACCTTAGTTCATTCCTCCTGTTCGCCACCTAAGAGTTTCTGTAGAGACAAAGAGAAAGCTGGCGTTCTCAGACAGGCTG AACCTCCTCAGCCCTCATCATTAGCCAGCAAATCCACGATGGTTGCACCTTCACTAGGGAAAGAAGGTACAGACTTGCCTCCAGAAGAGATTACAGCGGTATCCTCTCAGGAGAACGCTCCAACATCTACTGCTTCAGAGGTGTCCTGGATGGAGATGGCCAGAGAGAAGACCAGAAGTCTCCAACAGCTCTTTACCAGTAGACTGCCTGAGTTTCCCAGCTTGCAATCACGACCAACAACCTTGACCACAACACAACCACAAACCCAAACATCCACTTCACAAGCCAATCCAAGAATCACACAGAACATTTCAAGCCAGTCGACGACTACACAACCTCTTTTGAGACCTACAGAAACAAAACCACTGCCATCTGCACAGCATTCTGGAAGATCCACACAATCTGCCTCTCAGTTGATGCAAACTCAGACTagaacaacaacaaaccaaCCTTCAGCAAATTCAAATCAGACTCAGATTGACAGTACCAGAGAAGTCCAGTTTCAGTCCAAGACTCAAGTGTATAATTCAACAACAAAACCAACCCAGTCTACGGTTACATCGAATGTGCAATCCACTGCTGTAAACACAGCAAAACAGCCATCACAAGCATTGGCACCACAGACACCACCCATCCAGCCGTCATCACCACTGCGAGCAGCATCACAGACCCCCACACAAGCTATACTGCGTCCCACAGCACCCCCAGGTTACCCACATCTGTCGTCAAGCCCAAAGTTAACGTCCCAACAGTCTGCCAATACTGTCTCAAAGGATCAGCCTCACAATGAGGGGGGAGAGCCCAGTGTAATCTCAGGGAAAGCTGACTGGGCGTCTGCATCTCAGGGGAAGGGGACCGGGTCTGAAGATGGCAGACCAGTGTGGGCAGCAGGATTAGGAAACAAGACCTCGCTCTTACAGCGCTGGGAAAACCAAACAACTGCTGCAACCAAG ACAGGTGAGCTGAAATCCACAGCAGAGTCCCAAACCACATCTCAATCTACAGCTCCTCTCAGACCGATCTCAAAGCTCCCAGGCACAGGATTCGACTCAAGTTTGTCAATGC AAGCATCAGTCTCTCCTGTTCCCACGAGGTCAGCAGACAGAGAGGATAAAGGGCAGCCATCACCTTCATCATCACCTTCATCATCTCCTCTGCAGTCTGTCCGTGACACTGCCCAACCATCCTGGATGGAGCTGGCCAAGAGGAAATCCCTGGCATGGAGTGACAAGACTATGGACTAA
- the cracdla gene encoding uncharacterized protein cracdla isoform X3, which translates to MNVLEASGDPEGEGSDDLTGRKKSRLKSTSRLFGKIRRKQDDSGMNQSQSESDITRSVEDSDYSKGMLGSRAFSHDSIFHAEHSHSDPEPLRNLSQENIHGKIRALQIKLQQQKLHLGPPPLLLPIKRREDLGGSSEDDSLPRNPSEVSRGEGLYMSISNKFSIPPKNHSTLILAETGSEEEEQASSQPLSPRPVSPAPALAPGSVDFSTPPQFTSLLDNSAARHRMSLKPKNQRASAKNRRVTTSAGSRARSESLNNLDRSLTTREEETPVKEIPRARSYSSQVLRGERLTTSQIKSPVPVSPLMSLQTSGDSRQVSAEPEIERNILSTSPPSPSLRETTPAASPVAKPPIPVVPIDKKGKGEVSEMLSSSKLLKNSQSNIVSTIRPSVTTTPELSPVKNEKSNAVLIQTKLDKNSVLNAVNIEKSPASTHVPTNVICGVNLRPSSLRRNIPSTDDKLESRILQPVSTVSAVSNEDHTQTESIKRQRTVSGSFHFNVSSDKGLERPRTASFTGVVGQAGLKKEPPSPAKPPLNFKLERQVSPQVEKTIKDPSANLTPTSKEEDKTDTSPVLPTKFTDLAKSRPWAPDVEESQDNEKQEIGVEATEEGVQEVEVAEEAVEDVMEDVTVGKEREATNAFGVKLRSTSLSLKFRLDKAQSEDRVKHHSASISPPASQSDLTSYVQPKEQRTGMGSTKVHAKLKEPPLQTDASSTLVHSSCSPPKSFCRDKEKAGVLRQAEPPQPSSLASKSTMVAPSLGKEGTDLPPEEITAVSSQENAPTSTASEVSWMEMAREKTRSLQQLFTSRLPEFPSLQSRPTTLTTTQPQTQTSTSQANPRITQNISSQSTTTQPLLRPTETKPLPSAQHSGRSTQSASQLMQTQTRTTTNQPSANSNQTQIDSTREVQFQSKTQVYNSTTKPTQSTVTSNVQSTAVNTAKQPSQALAPQTPPIQPSSPLRAASQTPTQAILRPTAPPGYPHLSSSPKLTSQQSANTVSKDQPHNEGGEPSVISGKADWASASQGKGTGSEDGRPVWAAGLGNKTSLLQRWENQTTAATKLFQISS; encoded by the exons ATGAATGTTCTGGAGGCTTCAGGAGACCCAGAGGGAGAAGGCAGTGACGACTTAACAG GAAGGAAGAAGTCCAGGTTAAAGTCTACGTCACGCCTGTTTGGGAAGATAAGGAGGAAACAGGATGATAGTGGCATGAACCAGAGTCAGTCTGAAAGTGACATAACACGGAGTGTGGAAGACTCAGA TTACTCCAAAGGCATGCTGGGATCCCGGGCATTTTCACATGACAGCATTTTTCATGCAGAGCACAGTCATTCAGACCCTGAACCACTAAGAAATCTGTCTCAAGAGAACATTCATGGCAAAATTCGAGCTCTGCAG ATAAAACTCCAGCAGCAAAAGCTGCATTTAGGTCCTCCCCCACTTCTGTTGCCCATTAAACGGCGTGAAGACTTAGGTGGAAGTTCAGAAGATGACAGCCTTCCTCGTAACCCCTCTGAAGTATCCCGTGGAGAAGGACTATACATGAGCATATCGAACAAG TTTTCTATCCCTCCCAAAAACCATAGCACCTTGATCTTAGctgaaacaggaagtgaggAGGAAGAACAG GCCTCTTCACAGCCTCTTTCTCCTCGGCCGGTCAGCCCAGCACCTGCACTTGCCCCTGGCTCAGTGGACTTCAGCACTCCTCCACAGTTCACTTCCCTCCTGGACAACTCTGCTGCCCGTCACCGTATGTCCCTCAAACCTAAGAACCAAAGAGCCAGTGCCAAGAACAGGAGGGTGACCACTTCG GCTGGAAGCAGAGCACGATCTGAGAGTTTAAACAATCTGGACCGATCACTGACTACTAGGGAGGAAGAGACTCCTGTAAAAGAGATACCTCGCGCTCGCTCGTATTCCTCACAGGTCTTACGGGGGGAGAGGCTTACGACTTCACAAATCAAGAGTCCAGTTCCAGTTTCACCTTTAATGTCTCTGCAGACTTCTGGAGATAGTAGACAAGTTTCTGCTGAACCTGAGATTGAGAGAAACATTCTGTCCACATCACCTCCAAGCCCTAGCCTACGGGAAACAACTCCAGCTGCGTCACCAGTAGCCAAACCACCAATCCCAGTCGTGCCAATTGACAAAAAGGGAAAAGGAGAAGTGAGTGAGATGCTCAGTAGCTCCAAACTACTCAAGAACAGCCAAAGTAACATTGTGTCAACTATAAGACCAAGTGTAACTACCACACCAGAATTGAGTCCTGTGAAAAATGAGAAGTCTAATGCTGTGCTAATACAAACCAAGTTGGACAAAAACAGTGTTCTGAATGCAGTAAATATAGAGAAAAGCCCAGCCTCTACTCATGTTCCAACCAATGTGATTTGTGGAGTAAATCTGAGACCATCATCTCTGAGGAGAAATATACCTTCCACAGATGACAAACTTGAGTCCAGGATCCTTCAGCCAGTCAGCACAGTGTCAGCTGTTAGTAATGAAGATCACACTCAAACAGAATCCATAAAGCGCCAAAGAACTGTGTCTGGATCGTTCCACTTTAATGTCTCCTCAGACAAGGGTCTAGAGCGGCCGAGGACTGCAAGCTTCACTGGAGTAGTTGGACAAGCTGGACTGAAAAAGGAACCTCCATCTCCTGCCAAACCTCCTTTAAATTTCAAGTTAGAGCGGCAAGTAAGTCCACAAGTTGAGAAAACAATAAAAGACCCATCTGCTAACTTAACACCAACTTCAAAGGAGGAAGACAAAACGGACACTTCTCCAGTGTTACCAACAAAGTTCACTGATCTAGCAAAGAGCCGTCCTTGGGCCCCGGATGTGGAGGAGAGTCAGGACAACGAGAAGCAGGAGATTGGAGTAGAGGCTACTGAAGAAGGAGTACAGGAGGTGGAGGTGGCAGAAGAGGCAGTTGAGGATGTGATGGAAGATGTGACTgtgggaaaagagagagaggctaCAAATGCATTTGGAGTGAAGCTTCGCTCTACCTCTCTTTCGCTAAAGTTTCGCTTGGACAAAGCTCAATCAGAAGACAGAGTAAAACACCATAGTGCATCGATTTCACCTCCGGCCTCACAGTCTGATTTAACCAGCTATGTGCAACCTAAAGAGCAACGCACTGGCATGGGGTCTACAAAAGTCCATGCTAAACTCAAAGAACCTCCTCTCCAAACAGATGCATCCTCAACCTTAGTTCATTCCTCCTGTTCGCCACCTAAGAGTTTCTGTAGAGACAAAGAGAAAGCTGGCGTTCTCAGACAGGCTG AACCTCCTCAGCCCTCATCATTAGCCAGCAAATCCACGATGGTTGCACCTTCACTAGGGAAAGAAGGTACAGACTTGCCTCCAGAAGAGATTACAGCGGTATCCTCTCAGGAGAACGCTCCAACATCTACTGCTTCAGAGGTGTCCTGGATGGAGATGGCCAGAGAGAAGACCAGAAGTCTCCAACAGCTCTTTACCAGTAGACTGCCTGAGTTTCCCAGCTTGCAATCACGACCAACAACCTTGACCACAACACAACCACAAACCCAAACATCCACTTCACAAGCCAATCCAAGAATCACACAGAACATTTCAAGCCAGTCGACGACTACACAACCTCTTTTGAGACCTACAGAAACAAAACCACTGCCATCTGCACAGCATTCTGGAAGATCCACACAATCTGCCTCTCAGTTGATGCAAACTCAGACTagaacaacaacaaaccaaCCTTCAGCAAATTCAAATCAGACTCAGATTGACAGTACCAGAGAAGTCCAGTTTCAGTCCAAGACTCAAGTGTATAATTCAACAACAAAACCAACCCAGTCTACGGTTACATCGAATGTGCAATCCACTGCTGTAAACACAGCAAAACAGCCATCACAAGCATTGGCACCACAGACACCACCCATCCAGCCGTCATCACCACTGCGAGCAGCATCACAGACCCCCACACAAGCTATACTGCGTCCCACAGCACCCCCAGGTTACCCACATCTGTCGTCAAGCCCAAAGTTAACGTCCCAACAGTCTGCCAATACTGTCTCAAAGGATCAGCCTCACAATGAGGGGGGAGAGCCCAGTGTAATCTCAGGGAAAGCTGACTGGGCGTCTGCATCTCAGGGGAAGGGGACCGGGTCTGAAGATGGCAGACCAGTGTGGGCAGCAGGATTAGGAAACAAGACCTCGCTCTTACAGCGCTGGGAAAACCAAACAACTGCTGCAACCAAG TTGTTTCAGATTTCCTCTTAA
- the mitd1 gene encoding MIT domain-containing protein 1 isoform X2: MDRAEQIKDHVNKLKEEGKYHEQLKIADSSTGFSYESLFKPYIRDGLTEVWVEDPYVRHVHQLYNFLRFCEMLLKCRCKVKTIHLLTSQDEDSYAQQTSALAEIQQSLQSQNICLDIQYSSTIHDREIRFNNGWIIKIGRGLDYFKKPKGRFFVGYCDYDLRECHETTVDIFHTKHTKTM; this comes from the exons AGGGTAAATACCACGAGCAGCTAAAGATAGCTGACAGTTCCACTGGTTTCAGCTATGAATCTCTCTTCAAACCCTACATCAGAGACGGACTGACTGAAGTCTGGGTGGAGGACCCGTATGTACGGCATGTCCATCAG TTGTATAACTTCCTTCGTTTCTGTGAAATGCTGCTGAAATGCCGGTGTAAAGTAAAGACGATTCACCTTCTGACCTCACAGGACGAG GACAGCTATGCTCAGCAAACCAGTGCCCTGGCAGAAATACAGCAGTCGCTACAGAGTCAAAATATCTGTCTGGACATTCAGTACTCATCTACTATTCATGACCGGGAGATCAG gTTTAATAATGGTTGGATTATTAAGATCGGGAGGGGACTTGATTATTTCAAAAAACCAAAG ggtCGCTTCTTTGTAGGATACTGTGATTATGATCTGCGAGAGTGTCACGAGACAACTGTagacatttttcatacaaaaCACACCAAGACGATGTAA